TAGCTATTTCAGCTCCCTTACTGGAAGGTTTAGCGACCGGAATGTTAGAAACGCATGAATTCTTCGAGAGTATTCCAAATGAAAAACTTGAGTTTCGTTATGCCGAAGGAAAATGGACACCAAAACAAATTTTACTACACATTATAGACACAGAACGTGTCTTTGCTTATAGAGCGCTTCAATTCTCACGTGCCAGCAATGTAGAGATTAAAGGTTTCGATCAAGATGAATTTGCTGCTAACAGTAATGCAGATAATCGAAGTCAAGACAGTTTACTTAAAGAATACATGGCTGTTAGAACGTCTAGCATACTTCTATTTAAATCTTTCAACGAGGCAACACTTAAACGAATGGGTGAAGCAAGTAATTTCCCGCTGTCTGTACGTGCTTCTGGGTATATTATCTGTGGCCATGAAAAGCACCATATTAAGATAATTAAGGAGCGATATCTATAATTTAAATGCTTTACTTAGCATGTTGTAAGCACAGTAAATTACAATACTTTTTTTTCTCAATTAGCAGACTCTTAACAAACTTTAGCACAAGCTTAGTAGTGAAAACTTGGGCTAGGTGGCAGTTCGCGGTATCTTTATCATGATTTAATTAATAACTTAAAAACAAGAAAGATTATGAAAAAGAGAATAGCAATTTTAGCCACAAATGGTTTTGAAGAAAGTGAATTAAAATCACCCAAAGAAGCCATGGAAAAAGAAGGCTTTTCGGTGGATATTGTAAGTGAAAATCAAGGAACTATTAAATCGTGGAGTGATGGTAACTGGTCTACCGAATACACTGTAGATAAAACCATTGATAATGTTATTGCCAAAGATTACAATGCATTGGTCTTACCAGGAGGAGTAATAAATCCTGACAAGTTAAGACGTAATGAAGATGCGTTATTATTTGTTCGCGACTTTTTTAGTCAGAAAAAGCCTGTTGCCGCTATTTGTCATGCACCGTGGACTTTAATTTCTGCAGATGTAGTTAAAGGGAGAAAGATGACATCTTTTGCCTCTATAAAAGACGACTTGGTGAATGCTGGGGCAAATTGGGTAGATGAAGAAGTAGTAGTAGATGAAGGATTTGTTACAAGTAGAAACCCAAACGACTTACCTGCTTTTAATGCAAAGCTTATCGAAGAGATTAAAGAAGGTAAGCACGAAGAGCAACACGCATAAAGTAAGCAATATGGCGACTAAAAAAGAGACCTATTGGGTCTCTTTTTTTAGTTATTCTTCTTCGTCAAGTTGTCGTTTTGCATCAAGGTCTATAATTGGCTCCTGATTATCGTTATCATCATAATCATCTTCTTCAAAGTTTGCCATGGTATTCACTAGTTTGCTACTCACCTTAACGAGATAAATAGTTTCATCAGTTCTCACTTCAACGGCCTCTACAGTTTCATTCTGGGCGTTTTTAAAAGTAATAATATGGTCATCGTCGTATCCGTCTGGGTATTTTTCAACTAGCAACGACAGAATTTCAGGGGTTAGTTTTCGAAAATCTACTATAACACGTCTCATTATTAAAATTTAATTGATGGTTTGCTTTATTTGTTTGAGTTAGTAAATGTAAAAACTCTAATCTTAGAATTAATATTAATTTTTAAAATTTTTATAATATTCAAAAGCGCTATATATAAGATCATTACTAACTTTTTGATCAATAACGTAGTTGTTAAAGTCTCGTAATAAGACAAAATTAACGTTTCCATCTACATTTTTCTTGTCATACTTTAATAGCTCGATGATATTTTCAATATCCTTTTCTGAAAACGATTGCTTCGGAAAATAGCTTAGAATTGTACTTGTGGTGGTTTCAAGTTTTTTCTTCGGAAAATTTACGAGATGAAACGATATATAATTAGCCAGAATAAGTCCGATAGCAACAGCTTCTCCGTGTAGTAGCGTTTGTTTATCACTTTTGTCTAGACAATACGATTCGATTGCATGTCCTAGTGTATGACCATAATTTAGTGTTTTTCTAATACCAAGTTCAGTTGGGTCTTCAGTAACTACTTTATTTTTTATTTCAATGGAAGTCCAAATAAATTCTTCGGTAGTTTTGGCATTCTGAAAATCTATTGCTTTTATAGCTTGCCAATATGTCTCTGAAGCAATAAGGCCATGTTTTAGCATTTCAGCATAACCAGAAATTAGGTGAGCAGAAGGTAATGTTTCTAAAAAGGCTACTGAAACATAGACTGAATACGGATTTTTAATAATTCCAATCTGATTCTTAACATGTCCTAAATCTACTCCATTTTTACCTCCAACAGAAGCATCTACCATAGCCAGAAGAGAGGTAGGGATGTTTATAAATTCAATCCCTCTCTTATAAGTACATGCTACAAATCCGCCGAGATCTGTAACAACGCCACCTCCAAGATTAATAAGTACGCTTTTTCTATCGGCGCCTTTGTTACTAAGTTCCTCCCAAACATAATTACAGGTAGCTATAGTCTTATGTTCTTCTCCGGCTGGTATTGAAATAGACGAAATGGCTATTGGCGTATTTATATGTTTTAAAAGTATAGGAAGACAGTGTTTTTGTGTGTTTGAATCTGTAAGTATAATTATTTTAGATGGCGAAAGGGCACTAATGTGTTCATTTAGAAGCTTCCATACATCAATTCCGCAGTATACAGAACCTCTCGCTTTTTCAATCTTTTCCATAGGGTTGACTACTTAATTTCTGCTTGATGTCTATTTTTGGTAGAAGTATTTATTCATGTGTAAATCTAGTTATATTTGTGCACATTTATTCTCCATTATGAGTACAAATACAATTTTTAATAATACGGAAATTGCCTTTAAACTTAAAACAGATTCTGAATTAGAACGGGCGTATTTCTTGTTTAAAATGATTGCGAACGAACCCTTGGTAAGAATTGGAACAGCCGCAACAAAATTTGCATTGAATTTACATTTACCTGTTGAGGGATTAATAAGATCTACAGTATTTGACCATTTTTGTGGTGGAGTAAACGAAGATGATTGTTTGCCTAACGTAGATGCACTCTATGAAGCAAATGTGTATTCTGTTCTAGATTACTCGGTTGAAGGTAAGGCAGAGCAAACGCAATTCGATGCCACGCTAGAAAAAGTAATTAAGCTTACCAAGTTTGCCGAACATAAAAAAGCAATGCCATTCTCAGTTTTTAAGCCAACAGGATTTGGACGATTTAAGATTTGGGAGAAAGTTTCAGCAAAAGCAAAGCTCACAGAAGAAGAAGAGCAAGAGTGGTTGCGAGTTCAAAAACGTTATGATGATGTCTGTAAGGTAGCACATGATTGTTCGATCTCGTTGCTTATAGATGGAGAAGAATCTTGGATACAAGATGCTGCAGACGATCTGTGTGAGACAATGATGGAGCGATATAATAAAGATACCGCTGTAGTCTACAATACGCTACAATGCTACCGCTGGGATCGATTAGACTATTTAAAAGCAATCCATAAACGTGCAAAGGCAAAAGGATATAAGCTAGGCTTCAAAGTGGTGCGTGGGGCGTATATGGAAAAAGAAAATGATAGGGCAGAAGAGATGGGCTATGCATCGCCAATATGTCAAAATAAGCAAGCTACAGACGACTGTTTTAATGCTGTCACTAAATATATCTTGGATAATTTAGATGATATTTCCTTGTTTTTAGGAACTCACAACGAAGCCAGTAGTTATTTGGCGATGGAAATAATCGCAGCAAAGGGATTGTTAATTAACGATTCAAGAATTTGGTTTGGGCAATTATATGGAATGAGCGATCATATTAGTTACAACCTTGCCGAAGCTGGATTTAATGTTGCTAAATACATTCCTTTTGGCCCCGTTAAAGATGTGATGCCGTATTTAATTCGTAGAGCTGAAGAGAATACTTCTGTGGCTGGGCAGACGAGTAGAGAGCTCACCTTGCTAAAGCGTGAGAAAGAGCGGAGAAAGATTTAGCTCTTTATTTGCCTTCAACCGCTAAAACATGTGCTTTTGTATCGCAATTTTTAATACGTATTTCAATCTCCTTTTCTTGTGCAGTACCGTGTACTAAATAGATTTTACAAGAGTCTAAGCTTCTATCGGTTTCAGAAAAGTCTACATCTCCTTTTTTCAGAATATAGTTAATAGCAGTTGTGTCTATCTGAAGCATTTGCATACTTTTTTCACTAGCCTCCGTGAATACCATTTCTTTAGTTCTTATGTTTTTTAGCGTTCTAGAGTCGAAACCATAATCGCAGCTAGTTTTTTTTCCTCCTAAAAAAAAGAATAAGATGATAAGACCTACAACAAAACCAGCCCCGTAATAGGCTACACGTTGAATTAGTTTCATAGAATGGTAGTAGAATTAATAAATTAGTAAGTTGATGTCACTATATGACATATCAAACCAATCTGCAACAGACTTGTTGGTTAAAATGCCACGGTAAAAATACAAACCATTCCGTAAACCACTATCAAATCGTATTGTATTTTCTATACCGCCATTATCGGCAATATCTAGTAAGTAGGGTGTAAATATGTTACTTATTGAAATAGATGCAGTTTTTGGGTATCGCGCAGGAATATTAGGCACTCCGTAATGAATAACACCATTGCTAATGTGTGTAGGATTGTCGTGAGAAGTAACTTCTGTAGTTTCAAAACAACCTCCCATATCTACGCTAACATCTATGATAACAGCTCCTTTTTTCATGTTTTCTACCATGGATTTCGTTACAAGGATGGGAGATCTATTTTTACCTCTTACAGCGCCAATAGCCACATCGCACCGTCTCAAAGATTTCATAAGGTTTTTAGGTTGAATCGTAGACGTAAAAAGAGGTCTGCCAACGTTTACTTGCAAATTTCGTAGTTTGGTTAACGAGCTGTCAAAGACTTTCACACTAGCGCCTAATCCAAGTGCAGAGCGCACAGCAAATTCTCCTACGGTACCAGCACCAATAACCACAACTTCAATAGGGGGAACTCCACTAATATTTCCGAAGAGAAGTCCGTTACCCTTTTTTGCATTCACCATTAATTCTGCAGCAATTAGAACAGACGCAGTTCCAGCTATTTCGCTAAGTGCTTTTACAACGGGGTAGCTATGATCTTCATCTTTGATAAATTCAAAGCCTAATGCGGTGATTTTTTTCTTAGCAAGTGTTTTAAAATATGCAGTCTGACGTGTTTTTAGTTGTAAAGCCGAAATTAGCACTGTTTTAGGCTTCATTAACTCAAGCTCTTCTTGACTTGGTGGTTCTATTTTCAGTACTATGGGGCAGCTAAAAACCTTCGCAGTATCTTTTGTAATGGCGGCACCTGCTTCGCTATAATCTTTATCTGTAAAACCAGATTCAATTCCGGCTTCGCTTTCAACTAGAACTCTATGCCCATGTGCAACTAAAGCTCCAACGGCGTCTGGAGTAAGGCATATCCGCTTTTCTTGAAAGTAAGTTTCTTTGGGAAGCCCAATAAACAGGGCCCCTTTTTGTTTTACTATCTCAAGCTTTTCTTCCTGCGGAAGTAATTGTGCTTTCGTAAATGGGGAAGAAGGCTGATGCATTGTTTAAGGGTTGGTAATTTTCGAAGTTACAGAATTTAATTTTGAAAATTAAGTGGTGTTATCAATTTTTTTCAATCATTCATATTCATTGATGCCGTAGAGTAGCTGCTTCAATTTACTGCCGTTAATTTCAATTGGTTTATACGCAGTATTAAACTTATCTATTGAAAGTGAAATATTCTTTTTAAGCGTTTTGTAAGCCACAGGAATCTTACTAGAACACTGTTGCTCATTTTCGTAACTGTTAAGCATAATGTCGAATTTTTCATAAAATTTAGAGCCTTGATCAATAAATGAGTTGTACTGTGTTATAAATTGGAGCAACCGATCTATTGGAAATTGAAGATTTATCTGCATACTTCTTATTTTATTATCCTCAGTGTTTGATTCGATTGTAGTTTCTAAAGTTTCAAGGTACGTATTCAATTTTCCTCTAATTAGGCTCCAATCGTCATTTTCACGACATTTTTTAAGTTCTGTGGTATATCTTATAGGTTGAGTGTAGTCTCTAAAAAGCTGCTCTAAGTCTTTCATTACAGTTTCATTGCTCTTTTGTAGAAAGGCTGTTTCAAAATAAATTGTATTAAGATCATTGTTCATTCGTAGGGTGAAGTCGAGAATACATTCTACTTGTTGCAGACTCTTTTCTTTCTCTGTTTTTGAAACTTGATTATTGCTAAAAAGTGATACTAAAGAATGCACCACAGAGGTGTAGATATTGTCTCCAAGCAATGTTGAAAGTGAGAATCCAGTTTTTTTATCGCGATCTTTTTCGAGCAAATCTTTCACGTTTCGAAAGTCTTCATACTGATTTGGATTAGAAATTTTATTTATTTCATTTAGTGTGCTAACAGTTGCAAAATGATGATCTAAGGAAAGTGTTTTTTCGTAGAGGATTTTAATAATCTGAAGTCCTTTTAGATATCTTATTTTTGAAATATCTGAAATGTAACGATTGTTTACTTGTTTGATATCTTCTTCTAGTTCCATTCTTTGGAACAGCATACGAACCATCTCATCTGTTGTTGAGGCTGTTTTTAGATTTTGATTGGTTGTATTTAATTCTTGCTCCAACAGGTTTATTGCTACATTAAAAGTGATGCTCTTTGCCTGAATCTGTGTATTTAATTCATTTAATAGTTCAGAGATATCTTCATTACTCGATGAAGAGCTTTCTGTGGCCATTAATACATGAACAGAGGAGAGAAGAAGAGCAAGAAGAAAATACCAACTGCGTACCATTTCAATTAAGTTTAAAGATGATTGTGTAAAATTGTTGAGACATTTTTATTAAATAAGAGCCTTTCGCTATGCTGAGATTAGCTCTCGTATCTTGTAGTGACTGTTTTAGATGTTCTGGGAGTATGTAGGTGAATGGAATCTTAAAATAGTAGTCTTGCTTACTATTAATTTGATTGGGATGAATGCCGATGATATTTTGTTGCTCGGCCATAGAGAGTTTCTCCCGATCTATGGTAAAGGTAATAGTGTTATTATCGTTTAAAACTATAGCAGTATTAGATTGCGATCGATTATTTTGACTTCCAATATCGCAAATACCCGTTTTTCCGTCGCAATGAAAGCCATTGAAGTTAGTGTGTACTGAAATAGTAGTCTGACCATAAATTGTTGCATAGCCAATTAAATGTGCGATGATTAAAATGATACGTATCATAGGTAAATACTTTTAGCTATTTTTTTTTTCTATCGTGAATGTTTTTACAATGTAATCGTGAAGCGTTTTGCCATCTGTTAGCAAGAATACTAATGCTGATATTGGTAGAAATATTACTCCGATTAACTTAATGCAAGTGCGTTTTAATAAACACAACTTGGTTAGTTTAATTGACTGTTCACTTGTAACTTCAATTTTTGTAAGATGCTTACCAACGGTAACTCCTTTTTTGGTTAGATCAAAGGAAAAAAAATACACAGCATAAAAGAGCAGGGCACTGCTAATTGACACCGTGACCTCAAAGTCGAATACATTATAGGCTTTACTAGCAATTAATGATGAAAATAAATTTTCAAACATTCGAGATGTAATTCCAACTATGGTTGCATCTATGATAAAAGCAAAAATTCTTTTTTGTTGTGTATTTTTCATAATTAAAATGTTGGTTATCTGGATATTCTAAATTTTAAATTTAGAAATCGTCCTTCTTTACTTATTTGATATTTGCCTGGGACTATGCTCATTTTATAACCGTTCACAGTTTCTGTTGATGAACTTATAAGCGTTCCATATTCTTGATTGTTTGACATGCTTCTTGGCATAGGATTAGGTATACATACTCCTTCAATACAACAAAACATTATTTCAGTTGTGATTTTAATCAATTTTAAATCTACCGTGGCTTCAAATGAATGGCAACCATTCCAGGGGAAAGCCCGTGTATTTTGCCCGCTTTGAAAAACTACAGATGGGTCTGTTGTGATAATGTATCCTTTTTTACCAAAATCAATTTGGCCGTTCATTGTGTTTATACTTAAAACAATCAATGCTATATAAATAACATACTTCATAATATTAATAATTTAAAAACTACCTACTCATACGCTTTTCGGTTTCCGCGGCCTGATTTTAGTGCTTTGGCAGGAGCACCGAAATAAATTAAGTATGTATTCAAATATTTAGTATCTTTAATATTAGAATAAACACAGTTTATTTCTACACACACGTTGAGAGCTTCTACCTAGTAGGAGCTTTCTCTTTTTTGATTGTAATTCTGTGTCAGGCATATTGGTTTTAATTAAACATTTATAAAACCGCCGCAGTCTATTATGGTCAACTCCCCAGTTAGTAAAAAATAGACCAGGCGGTTTTTTCTAACACCACTAAATTGAGCGCTTTACGTCGATTTTGCAAGGAACATAGCCTTGAGTTCACGAATACTATACAACCAATTCTTGAATCCAAGGCAAGTATAATAGCCTTAAATAGCTGACATACAGTGTTTTGAACTAAGTTGATTTGAGGCCCTTTGTAAATCGGCAATCTCGAAGGCTATTTTTCTTACTTTTATGTAGGGGAATACTTTATTTATGAATACAATTAAATTTCAACTGTTACTTACTAGTATTATAATGTGCATCAGCATATTAGATGTGAAGTCACAAAATTTGGAACAATCGACCTTAAATACATTAGACGATGAATCTTTATTAGCGCTTTACGATGAACATTATGGTGATTCTCTTGTTTTAGAGAAGATAGCACGTACGTATTTAGACCGTGCTAGAAAGCAGAAAGA
This Rasiella rasia DNA region includes the following protein-coding sequences:
- a CDS encoding DinB family protein — encoded protein: MTSPLTSNEYNEYYKRYIDLAISAPLLEGLATGMLETHEFFESIPNEKLEFRYAEGKWTPKQILLHIIDTERVFAYRALQFSRASNVEIKGFDQDEFAANSNADNRSQDSLLKEYMAVRTSSILLFKSFNEATLKRMGEASNFPLSVRASGYIICGHEKHHIKIIKERYL
- a CDS encoding type 1 glutamine amidotransferase domain-containing protein, producing MKKRIAILATNGFEESELKSPKEAMEKEGFSVDIVSENQGTIKSWSDGNWSTEYTVDKTIDNVIAKDYNALVLPGGVINPDKLRRNEDALLFVRDFFSQKKPVAAICHAPWTLISADVVKGRKMTSFASIKDDLVNAGANWVDEEVVVDEGFVTSRNPNDLPAFNAKLIEEIKEGKHEEQHA
- the aroB gene encoding 3-dehydroquinate synthase encodes the protein MEKIEKARGSVYCGIDVWKLLNEHISALSPSKIIILTDSNTQKHCLPILLKHINTPIAISSISIPAGEEHKTIATCNYVWEELSNKGADRKSVLINLGGGVVTDLGGFVACTYKRGIEFINIPTSLLAMVDASVGGKNGVDLGHVKNQIGIIKNPYSVYVSVAFLETLPSAHLISGYAEMLKHGLIASETYWQAIKAIDFQNAKTTEEFIWTSIEIKNKVVTEDPTELGIRKTLNYGHTLGHAIESYCLDKSDKQTLLHGEAVAIGLILANYISFHLVNFPKKKLETTTSTILSYFPKQSFSEKDIENIIELLKYDKKNVDGNVNFVLLRDFNNYVIDQKVSNDLIYSAFEYYKNFKN
- a CDS encoding proline dehydrogenase family protein, whose protein sequence is MSTNTIFNNTEIAFKLKTDSELERAYFLFKMIANEPLVRIGTAATKFALNLHLPVEGLIRSTVFDHFCGGVNEDDCLPNVDALYEANVYSVLDYSVEGKAEQTQFDATLEKVIKLTKFAEHKKAMPFSVFKPTGFGRFKIWEKVSAKAKLTEEEEQEWLRVQKRYDDVCKVAHDCSISLLIDGEESWIQDAADDLCETMMERYNKDTAVVYNTLQCYRWDRLDYLKAIHKRAKAKGYKLGFKVVRGAYMEKENDRAEEMGYASPICQNKQATDDCFNAVTKYILDNLDDISLFLGTHNEASSYLAMEIIAAKGLLINDSRIWFGQLYGMSDHISYNLAEAGFNVAKYIPFGPVKDVMPYLIRRAEENTSVAGQTSRELTLLKREKERRKI
- a CDS encoding alanine dehydrogenase, with product MHQPSSPFTKAQLLPQEEKLEIVKQKGALFIGLPKETYFQEKRICLTPDAVGALVAHGHRVLVESEAGIESGFTDKDYSEAGAAITKDTAKVFSCPIVLKIEPPSQEELELMKPKTVLISALQLKTRQTAYFKTLAKKKITALGFEFIKDEDHSYPVVKALSEIAGTASVLIAAELMVNAKKGNGLLFGNISGVPPIEVVVIGAGTVGEFAVRSALGLGASVKVFDSSLTKLRNLQVNVGRPLFTSTIQPKNLMKSLRRCDVAIGAVRGKNRSPILVTKSMVENMKKGAVIIDVSVDMGGCFETTEVTSHDNPTHISNGVIHYGVPNIPARYPKTASISISNIFTPYLLDIADNGGIENTIRFDSGLRNGLYFYRGILTNKSVADWFDMSYSDINLLIY
- a CDS encoding RDD family protein; the protein is MKNTQQKRIFAFIIDATIVGITSRMFENLFSSLIASKAYNVFDFEVTVSISSALLFYAVYFFSFDLTKKGVTVGKHLTKIEVTSEQSIKLTKLCLLKRTCIKLIGVIFLPISALVFLLTDGKTLHDYIVKTFTIEKKNS